The following nucleotide sequence is from Saccharothrix texasensis.
GCCAGCTCCGTCAGGGCGCAGACCAATTCGGCGGAAGTGCGCGGCGCCGGGTCCACGATCCGCGCCAGTCCGACGTGCGGATCGGAATCCATGACATCCCCCACGAGTGAGCCGCCGAAGTATCGAAACCCGATGCTCTCGTCCACCGACCACGCGGTCAACGACCCGGAGGAGTGGTCTCGATTGGTGCTGCGGCCGCGGGTCGAACCTCCAGGACCTCCGGGTGCGCCACCCGTGTCATCCGGTGAGGTGACTCGTGTGGTGATCTCGAGGGTCGTGAGCGTTCGACACGCACGTCCGACGCTGACCCGGTGTCCCGCCAGAGGGACGGAGCACCCCCGGTCGGGTCGTCCCGAGGCACTCCGCGCAACTGTCGTCGTGGTGGTGCGAGGCGCTCACCTTCCGCACGCGCATTGCCCTCGCGACCTCTTCGTGGATTTACTGTCCGGTTGGGCGGGGTGCTCATTCTCATGCCCGTCGAAGTGGGTGCTCGATTCTTCGGTTGACAGCTTTTCGGGATGCAGTATCGTCGTGCTCGCAATTCCGGTCCGGTGCTACGGGTGAATGGGTACGCGTGGTTTCGGGGCTCGACCGGGGCTGTTGTCGTTTCATCGGATCCACGAGTGCGCGGCGGTGACCGCCGGCCGTGCAGGAGTGGAATTCGGCGGCCGCGCTTTCCGGGTCGCGTGCGGATCCGACTGCAGCGCTCGGACCCGGGTTCGCCCGATCCGAGTGGGCCGGGCTGTCGCAGATCAAATCCGAAAGGGATGGTGAATGATGCCTGCCCGAAGACCGTCGTCAGGCTCGCGGTGGGACTCCTCGCCGCGGTGACCGCGGTCCTGATGTTCTCGCCCGCTTCCCAGGCGGCCTCGCCGGCCGACACCGTCGACGCCGCGATCGCCGAGATCGTCGCGTCGGGCCTCCAGGTGACCAGGCGCACGAGCCAGGACCCCGGCGCGCTCGCGTACTCGCAGGTGAGCAACGCCTGCACGGCCAGGTGCCTGGCGGTGCAGGGGACCAACGCCCCGGCCTTCCAGATCAACTGCACGCCCGCCTACGCGGACCAGAAGTGGGAGGCGCAGGCAGGGGGCGCCGACGTCTTCCGCATCCGGAACCGGCACAGCGGCCAGTGCCTGGCCGTCCAGGGGGCCAACAACGTCGACGGCGCCCCGGTCTACCAGTACGACGCGGTGGGCTACGCCGACCAACGCTGGTTCGGCATCTGAGCACGGTCCGATCGGCATTCACGGTGCGGTCGACGTCGTCGACCCGGCACGTCCGGGCGCCTCGACGAGGGGCGCCCGCCGGAGGAAGAGGAGGAACGATTTGTCGCGCTTGACACTGGCACGCCTGGCCGCGGTGCTGTTCGCCGCGGTGGCGGCTGTCGTCGTGGTCGTGTCCCCGGCACAGGCGGGGCCGGCGGACGGGAACCCGGTCGAGCAGGCCGCCGCGGCGGAGTCGGCCGAGGTGTACCGCATGACCAACCACTACACCAACCGCTGCGCGGCGGTGCACGGCCCGAGCAACGTCAACGGCGGCGCGGTGTTCCAGATCGACTGCAACCCCGCGTTCGCCGACCAGTACTGGCGGTGGGAGCCTTACAACGGGTCCTACCGGCTCCGCAACGAGCACACCAACCGCTGCCTGGCCGTCCAGCAGCACAACGCACCGGCGTTCCAGATCGACTGCGGGACGTACGCGGACCAGCAGTGGGTGCGTCAGGCGTACTACTCGGGGAGCTACCTCCTCGGCTACAAGATCCTCAACGTCTACAGCGGCAAGTGCCTTGCCGTGCAGGGCGCCGTGCTCGCCAACACGCAGGTCTTCCAGGCCGGGTGCACCACCTCCTACCTCGACCAGGTGTGGGAGCTCCAGATCTGAGCGCGGTCCGGCGGGGCGGCGGTCGGCCGTCCCGCCGGACCGTCACGTCAGGTCGGACAGGGCGGCGGCGGCGAGGGATTCGAACTCGCCGAAGCCGCTGCGGGAGGCCAGGTCGCGGCCCACGCGGGCGTGGCGGAGGGCTTCCGCGCGGCGGCCGTCGGCGGACAGGGCGTGGACCAGGCTGACGTGGGAACGCGCGACGCCGTAGCGGTAGTCGGAGGACGTGGCCAGTTCCAGCGCGCGCAGGTGGGCCGCCACGGCGAGCCCCGGTTTGCCCAGGTGGCGCAGGACCAGGCCGAGGGCGTTGTGCACCTCCGACTCGATCCGCCGGCTCCCGCCCAGCTCCTGCACCAGCGCCAACGCCCGCTGGGCCGTCCGCATCGCCTCCGCGTGCTCCCCGCCCAGGCACAACGCCGCCGCCAGGTGCGCCATCGCCTCCGCCCGCGGGTGCCGCGCGCCACTGCGGTACCACGCCTCCAACGCGTAGCGCTGCAACTCCGCGGCCCGCGCGTAGTCCCCGGCCGCGGTGCTGCACCGCCCGAGCAGCGCGGCGCACGCCGCCTCGATGTTCACCCCGTCGGCCGCCTGCGCCAGCGCCAGCCCCGAGGACAGGAACGACTCGGCCGTCACCAGGTCGCCGCGCATCAGCCACACCGCGCCGAGCCCGGTCAACGCCGAGATCCGCACGTGCGGCAGGGCGCCCTCGACCTCGGCCAGCTCCGCCATCCGCTCGAACGCGGCGAGCGAGGCGGGCAGCTCGCCGAGCTCCAGGTGCACGATCCCGTCCAACCCGACGTGCAGCCACTCCGCCCGCGCGGACGGCCGCACGGCCCGCAGGTGCCGTTGCGCGGCCCGCAGGTTGCCCAGGTTGCGGTGCTCGGTCGCGAGCCACACCGTCATCAACGTCTCGGCGTCGTGGTCGCCCGCCGCGCGCGCCGCGCCCAGCGCCGCGCCGACGGCGTTGAGGAACTCCACGTGGTGCCCGTGCGACCCGAGGTACCCGCTCACCGAGTTGATCAGCTGCCAGGCCATGGGCAGCGGGCCGCGCGCGGCGCAGTGCTCGGTCGCCGCCAGCACGCTGGCCCGTTCCGCGGCCAGCCACGCCCTGGCCTCGTCCGGGCTCATCCGGGGCGGCCCGGACGTGCCCAGCTCCGGGTACAGCACGTCGCCGACCTCGACGGCCGTGCGCAGGTACCAGTCGAACAGCCGTCGCCGCGCCGCGTCCAGGTCCTCGCCGGCCGCCTCGGCGCGGTCGGCCGCGTAGTCGTGCAGCAGGTCGTGCAGGGCGAACCGGTCGGGCCCGACCCGCTGCACGAGGTGCGCCGACGCCAGGTCCTCCAGCAGCCCGCGCGCCACGTCCTCGGGCGCGTCCAGCAACGCCGCCGCCCCGAACACGCTGAAGTCCGGTCCCGGCAGCAGCCCGGTCAGCCGGAACAGCCGGGCCGCGGCCGGCGCCAGCGCCGCGTACGACAGGTCGAACGCCCGCCGCACCGCCGCCGTGTCATCGTTGTCCACCGCCAGCACGGCCAGCCGGTCGCCGCCGCGCAGCTCCTCCACGTACGACGCCACGTCCACGTGCGAGGAGCCCACCAGGTTCCCCAACGCGATCCGCAGCGCCAGCGGCAGGTACCCGCACAGCCGGGCCAGCTCGCCGAGCGCGTCGAACTGCGTCACGGCGGCCTCCGCGCCCAGCGACCGGGCCAGCAGCTTCCACGCCTCGTCGCCGCGCAGCACGTCCAGCCGCACCGTCGTGCCGCGCAGCCGCAGCTCGTTGCGGCTGGTGATCAGCACCGAGCAGCCGGGGTCGGCGGGCAGCAGCGGCCGCACCTGCTCCACCGACGCGGCGTTGTCCAGCGTGATCAGCACCCGCCGGCCGCGCAGCCGGGCCCGGTAGCCGGCGACCAGGTCCTCCTCGTCGACCGGGATGTGGTCGGCCCGCACGCCCATCGCCCGCAGGAACCGCGCCAGCACGGCGGACGTCGGCAGCGGCGGCGACGTGGAGTGCCCGCGCAGGTTCACGTACAGCTGGCCGTCGGGGTACCGGTCGCGCACCGCGTGCGCCACCGAGATGGCGAACGCCGTCTTGCCGACGCCCGGCGGCCCGCACACGACCACGGTGGCCGTGCCCCGCTCCAGCAGCCCCGTCACCCGGGTCAGCTCCGCGCCGCGGCCGACGAAGTTGCCCACCGGCGCGGGCAGCTGCGACACCGGCGCCCACGTGCTCGCGACCGGCTGGTGCAGCGCCGGGTCGCCGGTGAGGATGGCGTGCTGCACGGCGCGCAGCGAGTCGCTCGGGTCCACGCCCAGCTCCCGCGCGAGCGTCGTGGACGCCTGCCGGTAGGCGTCCAGCGCGTCGGCCTGCCGGTCCACCCGGTACAGCGCCACCATCAGCTGCGACCAGAACCGCTCCCGCAGCGGGTGCTGCGCGGTCAGCCGGCGCAGGTCGGCGACCACCTCGTCGGACCGGCCGAGCCGCAGCTTCACGTCCACCAGCTCGGAGATCACCCGCAAGCGCTGCTCGACGAGGTTCGGCGCCTCGGTCTCGTGCAGCGACTCCGACGGCACGTCGGCCAGCGGCGGCCCGTGCCAGCACTCCAGCGCGCGTTCGTAGGCGTCGGCGGCGGCGGTGAAGTCCTCGGCGGCGGCCAGCTTCGCGCCCTGCTCGGCCGCCGCCTCGAACCGGTGCAGGTCCAGCGCGCCGGGCGGCAGGTCGATCCGGTAGCCGGTGGGCGTGGTGTGGATCAGCGGCGGCTCGCCGAGCGCGCGCCGCAACCGCATGACGTACACCGGCAGCGTCTGCGCGGCGCGGTCCGGCGGCGTCTCGCCCCACACCCGGCGGATCAGGTCGCTCGCGGGCACCGAGCGGTTCGCGTCCAGCAGCAGGGTCGCCAGGACGATGCGGTGCTTGGCGGCGGTGACGGGGACCGAGCGGCCGTTCCGGCGGACCACGAGCGACCCCAGCACGCCGAACTCGTCCTGCGACAGGGTCAACCGCCTCCGTTCTCTCCCGACGTTGACATGCTCGTGCCCCGGTCCGCGCCGCAGTACCACCGGATGGACCCCAGGCCGGTCAGAGCCTGCCGACTTCGGTGATCCGCACGGCGGCCGTGCCGATCTCGTCGGACTCGGCCAGGTCGACCTCGGCGGTGAAGCCCCAGTCGTGGTCCTTCGCCGGGTCGTCCAGGACCTGGCGGACCCGCCACAGCCCCGGCTCCTCGGTGATCAGCAGCAACGCCGGTCCGCGCGCGTCCGGGCCCATGCCGATCTCGTCGTGCTCCTCGAAGTACGGGTCGAGCGCGTCCTGCCACTCCTCGGCGGTCCAGCCCGCGTCGCCGTCCAGCCGGCCCAGCTCGTAGTAGTTGCGCCGGGCGGCCAGCTCGACGCGCCGGAACAACGCGTTGCGCACCAGCACCCGGAACGCCCGCACGTTGCCGGTGACGGCGGGTGGCGCGTCGCTCGACGACAGGTCCGCCGCTTCTTCTTCCGAGGGGTTGCGCAGCTTCTCCCACTCGTCCAGCAGGCTGGAGTCGACCTGGCGGACCAGCTCGCCCAGCCACTCCTGCAGGTCGCTGAGCTCCTCGGTCTTGGCGTCCTCGGGCACGGTCTGCCGCAGCGCCTTGTACGCGTCGGCCAGGTACCGCAGCACCAGGCCCTCCGAGCGCGCGAGCTGGTAGTGCGACACGTACTCGGCGAACGTCATGGCCCGCTCGAACATGTCCCGCACCACGGACTTCGGCGACAGGTGGTGGTCGGCGACCCACGGGTGCCCGCGCCGGTAGGTGGTGAACGCGGCCTCCAGCAGCTCGGCGAGCGGCTTCGGGTACGTCACCTCCTCCAGCAGCTCCATCCGCTGGTCGTACTCGATGCCCTCGGACTTCATCGCGCCGATGGCCTCGCCGCGCGCCTTGTGCTCCTGCGCCGACAGCACCTGGCGGGGGTCGTCCAGAGTGGACTCCACCACGGACAGCACGTCGAGCGCGTAGGACGGCGACTCGCGGTCCAGCAGCTCGATCGCGGCCAGCGCGAACGGTGACAGCGGCTGGTTGAGGGCGAAGTTCACCTGGAGGTCCACGGTGAGCCGGATCTCGCCGCCCTGCCGCTCCACCACGCCCGCCGCC
It contains:
- a CDS encoding RICIN domain-containing protein — protein: MGLLAAVTAVLMFSPASQAASPADTVDAAIAEIVASGLQVTRRTSQDPGALAYSQVSNACTARCLAVQGTNAPAFQINCTPAYADQKWEAQAGGADVFRIRNRHSGQCLAVQGANNVDGAPVYQYDAVGYADQRWFGI
- a CDS encoding RICIN domain-containing protein, with the protein product MSRLTLARLAAVLFAAVAAVVVVVSPAQAGPADGNPVEQAAAAESAEVYRMTNHYTNRCAAVHGPSNVNGGAVFQIDCNPAFADQYWRWEPYNGSYRLRNEHTNRCLAVQQHNAPAFQIDCGTYADQQWVRQAYYSGSYLLGYKILNVYSGKCLAVQGAVLANTQVFQAGCTTSYLDQVWELQI
- a CDS encoding AfsR/SARP family transcriptional regulator gives rise to the protein MTLSQDEFGVLGSLVVRRNGRSVPVTAAKHRIVLATLLLDANRSVPASDLIRRVWGETPPDRAAQTLPVYVMRLRRALGEPPLIHTTPTGYRIDLPPGALDLHRFEAAAEQGAKLAAAEDFTAAADAYERALECWHGPPLADVPSESLHETEAPNLVEQRLRVISELVDVKLRLGRSDEVVADLRRLTAQHPLRERFWSQLMVALYRVDRQADALDAYRQASTTLARELGVDPSDSLRAVQHAILTGDPALHQPVASTWAPVSQLPAPVGNFVGRGAELTRVTGLLERGTATVVVCGPPGVGKTAFAISVAHAVRDRYPDGQLYVNLRGHSTSPPLPTSAVLARFLRAMGVRADHIPVDEEDLVAGYRARLRGRRVLITLDNAASVEQVRPLLPADPGCSVLITSRNELRLRGTTVRLDVLRGDEAWKLLARSLGAEAAVTQFDALGELARLCGYLPLALRIALGNLVGSSHVDVASYVEELRGGDRLAVLAVDNDDTAAVRRAFDLSYAALAPAAARLFRLTGLLPGPDFSVFGAAALLDAPEDVARGLLEDLASAHLVQRVGPDRFALHDLLHDYAADRAEAAGEDLDAARRRLFDWYLRTAVEVGDVLYPELGTSGPPRMSPDEARAWLAAERASVLAATEHCAARGPLPMAWQLINSVSGYLGSHGHHVEFLNAVGAALGAARAAGDHDAETLMTVWLATEHRNLGNLRAAQRHLRAVRPSARAEWLHVGLDGIVHLELGELPASLAAFERMAELAEVEGALPHVRISALTGLGAVWLMRGDLVTAESFLSSGLALAQAADGVNIEAACAALLGRCSTAAGDYARAAELQRYALEAWYRSGARHPRAEAMAHLAAALCLGGEHAEAMRTAQRALALVQELGGSRRIESEVHNALGLVLRHLGKPGLAVAAHLRALELATSSDYRYGVARSHVSLVHALSADGRRAEALRHARVGRDLASRSGFGEFESLAAAALSDLT